The nucleotide sequence TGAGCGGAGCAGGCCATTACGGAGTCTTTCTTTTTTTTGTGTTAAGTGCATTTTTGTTAACACGGCAGTTTTTAGAGCTGGATCAAGGACAAATATTTATTGTGCCGGTTTTGCGACATTATTTTCTACGGCGTATTTTGAGAATATATCCTCTTTTTATCGTCGCGTTAGGAGGATATTTGCTTCTTTATAAAGCAGGATTTCTGATAGTTCCTCTTTCTTTGGAAATGATGTTGAAGAGCCTGCTCCTTTTGGATGCAGAAGAATTTTTTTGGACGATTCCTGTAGAATTTCAATACTATTTTATCCTTCCCTTGATGGCCTTTTTCCTTGTTAAAATATCGAACTCTTATTACCTCCTTTTGGGAGGTGTTCTCTTTTGTCTGGGCTGGCAGCTCCTTTTTCCGCCTCAGTACACTGCACACGTTCTCCCGTTTTTACCGACTTTTGTCCTTGGCTCCTTAACCGCAAAAGCGTACAAATTGATCCACGAAAGAAAAGTCTCTCAGCAAGAGACACGCACAGACACTGATCGAAGGCAGAATTTGTATAATTTCTTGGCATGGGCTATAGTTGTTTCGTTTTTTCTTCTGGTGCCGAATATATTAGAAAAGTTATTTGGTTCCTGGATAAAGCAAATTGATATTCAGCATCAGTTTCTCCTTTTTGGTTTATTGAGTAGTGGGTTGATTCTCACGACGCTTCTTGGAAATGGAAGGATACGGCATTTGATGGAAAGCTCGTTTTTCACCTTCTGGGGGAAAGTGAGCTTTAGCGCGTATTTGGGGCATAAGGTACTTCTGGCCTTGATTCATGATTTTTTTCAGGTATCGCCTCCGCTTCAATTTATTCTCTTTTTTTCTGCAACTGCTTTCTGTTCTTACCTCTCATACAGGTACTTTGAAAAGCCCTTGGCTGGAATCCATGTTTTATGGAAAGGAATAGAAGGAGATAACGGGAGGAATAAACAGGTGGTTTTGAATGGTTGATGTTACCCTCCTTCTCCCTGTGTATAATGGTGAGCGTTATTTGCGGGAAACCCTTCAGAGCCTGTTGTCTCAGACATACACAGACTTTGAGCTGCTTATTGTTGACGACGGTTCTACAGATAGTTCGGCTGACATAATTCGTCGTTTTGCCGACCCCCGTATTCGTCTCCTCAAAAATCCTGAGCGACTAAAGTTATCCGGTGCTTTAAATCGTGGTATGAAAGAGGCTAAGGGAAGATATATTGCCCGGATGGATGCAGATGATATTGCCCTCCCACGGCGTTTGCAGCAGCAATTTGCTTATATGGAAGCACATCCCGAAGTTGGAATGTGTGGTACAGCGATTGAGATTTTCGGGAAGGATCATCCTCGGCGGGATGTGTACCCCGCAACCTCTGATGCCATTAGGGCCTATGGTCTTTTTGACTGCCCGTTTTGCCATCCCTCGGTCATGATGCGTAAGGGTATGTTTTTCCAATATGATCTTTGGTATGATGGCGAATATTATCCCACAGAGGACTATGAACTATGGGCTCGGGCAATTGAGCTCTTTCCTACGGTCAATCTGGATGAGGTTCTGCTCCGCTATCGGATTCATGAAAGCAGTATGACAGGATCTGATTGGGATGCGATGGATAAACAGGCTGCCAGGGTGGCCCTTCCTCTCCTGCATAATTTAGGTGTATTGCCGTCAAAAACAGAGCTGCGATTGCACCGGAATATTGGGCGTGGTCGAAGTTGTCAGCTC is from Candidatus Electrothrix sp. GW3-4 and encodes:
- a CDS encoding acyltransferase → MTVTQHEHLAKERAGNLKPLHGIRGFAVLLVLLSHAANDKVLLFDAINLSGAGHYGVFLFFVLSAFLLTRQFLELDQGQIFIVPVLRHYFLRRILRIYPLFIVALGGYLLLYKAGFLIVPLSLEMMLKSLLLLDAEEFFWTIPVEFQYYFILPLMAFFLVKISNSYYLLLGGVLFCLGWQLLFPPQYTAHVLPFLPTFVLGSLTAKAYKLIHERKVSQQETRTDTDRRQNLYNFLAWAIVVSFFLLVPNILEKLFGSWIKQIDIQHQFLLFGLLSSGLILTTLLGNGRIRHLMESSFFTFWGKVSFSAYLGHKVLLALIHDFFQVSPPLQFILFFSATAFCSYLSYRYFEKPLAGIHVLWKGIEGDNGRNKQVVLNG
- a CDS encoding glycosyltransferase yields the protein MVDVTLLLPVYNGERYLRETLQSLLSQTYTDFELLIVDDGSTDSSADIIRRFADPRIRLLKNPERLKLSGALNRGMKEAKGRYIARMDADDIALPRRLQQQFAYMEAHPEVGMCGTAIEIFGKDHPRRDVYPATSDAIRAYGLFDCPFCHPSVMMRKGMFFQYDLWYDGEYYPTEDYELWARAIELFPTVNLDEVLLRYRIHESSMTGSDWDAMDKQAARVALPLLHNLGVLPSKTELRLHRNIGRGRSCQLRDMEEVEQAEQWLKRLITANQQRECYNPVALARTIALIWFRVCMNSSSLGFVLLSKYATSSLRKRDEKSISNLLTLLASVVKQQLVRKTT